DNA from Streptomyces rishiriensis:
TCGTCGTCCGTTCCTCGACCGCGCCCCCGCCGCACCGGACGACCCCGGGTCGCGGACGGCGCGCGACCGCTCCTTCGCGCGCAGCCGCACCCGCTCCGCCGCCGGCGAACGGAGGCCACCCGACACCGCGCTGAGCAGCACGACCCGACCGAGCACGACCCGACCCAAGGCCGACCACCCTCATGGCCCCGCGCGTGACCCGAAGCCGAGCCGCCGTACGGTCCGCGCCCTTCGCCACCGGCCCCCTGCCGGAGCCGCACCGGGCCGCCGCCGATCGCGGCGGACCCCGAGCCGGGTCTCCGGGCTCGGCAGCCACCGTCTCCCCTCCCCTCCCCTCCTGAGCCTCGACCGCCTCGCTGTGTCAGCCCCGGTCGTCGCGGCCACGCCTTTCCTCAGCACGTCTTCCTCCGCCATGCCTGCGCACGCCCTCGCCAGGCGTGCCGTGACCATCGCCTCCGGCGGGAGTTCACCATGCCCCAGAACACGTCCACCTCCATGTCCGGCCCCTCTCCGATGAGCCGCCGGCTCTTCCTCGGCACGACGGGCGCCCTGTCGCTCGGCGCCGCCCTCACCGCCTGCGGCGGGAGTGACTCCGCCGACTCCGCCGGCTCCGGCAAGCCGGTCGCCCGGGCCGACATCGACAAGGCGATGAAGACGCCGACCGAGCTGACGTTCTGGACCTGGGTCCCGAACATCGACAAGGAGGTCGCCCTCTTCGAGAAGCGGTACCCGGCCGTCAAGGTCAAGGTGGTCAACGCCGGCCAGGGCACACCGCAGTACACCAAGCTGCGCACGGCGCTGAAGGCCGGCAGCGGCGCGCCGGACCTGGTGCAGATCGAGTACCAGGCGATTCCGACGTTCACCATCACCAACAGCCTGCTGGACCTGCGGCCTTACGGCGCCACCGCGCTCAAGTCCACCTTCGTGGACTGGACCTGGAGCCAAATCAGCGGCAGTGACGGTGAGATATGGGCGATACCCCAGGACACCGGACCGATGGGCATGCTGTACCGGCAGGACATCTTCGACCGGCACGGTATCGACGTGCCGGGAACCTGGGACGAGTTCGCCGCCGCGGCCCGCAAGCTGCACAAGGCCGACCCCGACGTCCTTCTCACGAACCTCGCGGCCAACCAGGTCGCCGCCTGGCACGGCCTGCTGTGGCAGGCGGGCGCCAAGCCGTATGTGACGTCCGGCAAGAGCGACATCGCCATCAGCGTCGACGACGCCGTCTCACGGAAGCTCGGCGCGTACTGGGGCGGGCTCGCGAAGGAAGGCGTCATCGGCGTCGAGCCCGACTTCACCGACTCCTGGTACGCGGCGCTCAACAAGGGCAAGTACGCCACCTGGATCACCGCCGCCTGGGGTCCGGTCTTCCTCTCCGGCTCCGCGAAGGCCACGGCGGGCAAGTGGCGGGCGGCCCCGCTGCCGCAGTGGGACGCGGCCGAGCCCAGCTCGGGCAACTGGGGCGGCTCGACGACCGCGGTGATCCGCTCGACGAAGAACCCCGTCGCGGCAGCGGTGTTCGCGCAGTTCCTCAACACCGACCCCG
Protein-coding regions in this window:
- a CDS encoding ABC transporter substrate-binding protein, with translation MPQNTSTSMSGPSPMSRRLFLGTTGALSLGAALTACGGSDSADSAGSGKPVARADIDKAMKTPTELTFWTWVPNIDKEVALFEKRYPAVKVKVVNAGQGTPQYTKLRTALKAGSGAPDLVQIEYQAIPTFTITNSLLDLRPYGATALKSTFVDWTWSQISGSDGEIWAIPQDTGPMGMLYRQDIFDRHGIDVPGTWDEFAAAARKLHKADPDVLLTNLAANQVAAWHGLLWQAGAKPYVTSGKSDIAISVDDAVSRKLGAYWGGLAKEGVIGVEPDFTDSWYAALNKGKYATWITAAWGPVFLSGSAKATAGKWRAAPLPQWDAAEPSSGNWGGSTTAVIRSTKNPVAAAVFAQFLNTDPASAKMFATEQFFFPATDALLKDTEFVSDAPSFYGGQKVNQVFADISSTVNSSFQWPPFLDQAATDWTETVGKSLADRTDTVRALGSWQSRLTSYAKNQGFTVKGS